The following coding sequences are from one Coregonus clupeaformis isolate EN_2021a unplaced genomic scaffold, ASM2061545v1 scaf1372, whole genome shotgun sequence window:
- the emg1 gene encoding ribosomal RNA small subunit methyltransferase NEP1: MEAHSGDKRGLEHLDEYEPKPAKHMRSLHDRMAERRLVVILEGATLETVKVGKTFELLNCDQHKGMIIKSGRDPGKIRPDITHQCLLMLMDSPLNRAGLLQVYIHTERNALIEINPQTRIPRTFNRFCGLMVQLLHKLSVRAADGPQRLLKLIKNPVSDHLPPGCPRICTSFSSGEAVGARTVVPEEGPAAVVVGAFAHGAVNVDYTEKTVSISNYPLSAALTCAKMCSAFEEVWGVL, encoded by the exons ATGGAAGCCCACAGCGGTGACAAGCGTGGTCTTGAACATTTAGACGAATATGAACCCAAACCAGCAAAACATATGCGTAGCCTGCACGATCGCATGGCGGAAAGGCGACTAGTAGTTATTTTAGAGGGGGCAACGCTGGAAACAGTGAAG GTTGGCAAGACATTTGAGCTGCTAAACTGTGACCAACACAAGGGCATGATAATTAAAAGTGGACGGGACCCTGGGAAGATTCGACCTGACATTACACATCAG TGTTTGTTGATGCTGATGGACAGTCCATTGAACAGGGCAGGCCTCCTGCAGGTTTACATCCACACAGAAAGGAACGCCCTGATTGAGATCAACCCACAGACACGCATCCCCCGAACCTTCAACCGCTTCTGTGGCCTCATGG tcCAGCTCCTGCACAAGCTGAGTGTGAGGGCGGCTGACGGCCCCCAGCGCCTGCTGAAGCTCATCAAAAACCCTGTGTCAGACCACCTGCCCCCTGGCTGCCCCCGTATCTGTACCTCCTTCTCCTCTGGGGAGGCAGTGGGCGCCCGCACCGTGGTACCAGAGGAGGGGCCCGCCGCTGTGGTGGTCGGAGCGTTCGCACACGGAGCG GTGAATGTGGACTATACAGAGAAGACTGTGTCCATCAGTAACTACCCTCTCTCTGCTGCCCTCACCTGTGCCAAGATGTGCTCTGCCTTTGAGGAGGTCTGGGGCGTGTTGTGA
- the LOC121542991 gene encoding inhibitor of growth protein 4-like gives MAAGMYLEHYLDSIENLPFELQRNFNLMRDLDQRTEDLKGQIDSLAKDYTSNARTLSSEQKLTILRQIQQSYSKSKEFGDDKVQLAMQTYEMVDKHIRRLDTDLARFEADLKEKQIESTDYDSTSSKGKKSESRGLKEKKVAKTRSKVKSSDEDGSPKIAQKKVKLLQPGEFTAPAANFGNVHPSDVLDMPVDPNEPTYCLCHQVSYGEMIGCDNTDCSIEWFHFACVGLTTKPRGKWYCPRCSQDRKKK, from the exons ATGGCGGCGGGAATGTATTTGGAACACTATTTGGACA GCATAGAGAACCTGCCATTTGAACTGCAGAGGAACTTCAATTTGATGAGGGACTTGGATCAACGTACAGAGG aTCTAAAGGGGCAGATAGACTCCCTGGCAAAGGATTACACATCCAATGCCAGGACCCTCTCGTCTGAACAGAAGCTTACTATTCTGAGGCAGATCCAGCAGTCGTACAGCAAAAGCAAGGAGTTTGGGGATGACAAAGTGCAACTGGCCATGCAGACTTATGAGATG GTGGACAAGCACATCCGGAGACTGGACACAGACCTGGCCCGCTTTGAGGCCGACCTGAAGGAGAAGCAGATAGAGAGCACAGACTATGATTCCACCTCCAGTAAGGGAAAGAAAA GCGAGTCCAGGGGGCTGAAAGAGAAGAAGGTAGCTAAAACGCGTTCTAAAGTGAAGAGCTCAGATGAAGATGGCAGTCCGAAGATTGCGCAGAAGAAAGTCAAACTTCTCCAACC GGGGGAGTTCACTGCTCCAGCTGCTAACTTTGGGAACGTGCATCCCTCTGACGTGCTGGACATGCCAGTGGACCCCAACGAGCCCACCTACTGCCTGTGTCACCAGGTGTCCTATGGAGAGATGATTGGCTGTGACAACACAGAT TGTTCCATCGAGTGGTTCCACTTTGCCTGCGTGGGCCTGACGACCAAACCAAGAGGGAAATG GTATTGTCCACGCTGCTCTCAAGACAGAAAGAAAAAGTAA
- the LOC121542955 gene encoding probable 28S rRNA (cytosine-C(5))-methyltransferase yields MGRKLDPTTYVKKGPGRKSRKQKGAETELAKFLTDEDTAPKRLSSRSRKRAGKRAQVTKKPKETIEKEEPKKGFTDENSEWLKPAKRKREVGQSDDEDDSDSQWEQEEDEGQEGGEKNKGKKLLIEGDDDDDEDLVDDYGALEDNSEGEGEGDSDGEELLPIERAARKQKKLQEAMGQESDDDDDDDDDDKGKSGDEDMDEDDTVQANIDEMDKFILPGAEEIAKEGVLLVDLQTIHQRIKDNVDVLSHFATKREEGKERTEYLSLLKKDLSTYYSYNNFLIDKLLDIFPVSELIDFLEANEIQRPVTIRTNTLKTRRRDLAQALINRGVNLDPLGKWSKVGLVIFDSSVPIGATPEYLAGHYMLQGASSFLPVMALSPQEGETVLDMSSAPGGKTTYMAQLMRNTGVIVANDASADRLKSVVGNIHRLGVTNSVICNYDGRQFPKVMGGFDRVLLDAPCSGTGVIAKDPAVKTSKDESDIQRSAHLQKELILAAIDSVNAESPSGGYLVYCTCSIMVEENEWVVDYALKKRNVKLVQTGLDFGKEGFTRFKERRFHPSLKLSRRFYPHSHNMDGFFVAKLKKFSNTVPTTAVDKDGEEETEPSEAVEVTADSSDEDGPSKAGSKNKSKKQKPVPGKPAVSQKAIANGKPAKSIVKKTTNPSTLKKSQKPTGPKKAKIAKMDGETVKVDGELKKSNTVKTEGETTKESKEGSRFEKKGDKQRKSPMQSKKRIGKNKFNKLKKLLKKEEVGQ; encoded by the exons ATGGGCAGGAAGTTGGATCCCACCACTTATGTGAAGAAGGGGCCGGGGCGGAAGTCCAGGAAGCAGAAAGGAGCAGAGACTGAGCTGGCCAAGTTCTTAACGGATG AGGATACTGCACCAAAACGACTGTCAAGCAGGTCCAGGAAAAG AGCTGGGAAGCGAGCTCAGGTGACCAAAAAGCCCAAGGAAACCATTGAGAAGGAGGAGCCAAAAAAAG GATTCACAGATGAAAACAGTGAATGGCTGAAGCCAGCAAAGAGGAAGCGTGAGGTCGGCCAATCAGATGACGAGGATGACAGTGACAGCCAATGGGAGCAGGAAGAGGACGAGGGacaagagggaggggagaagaatAAAGGGAAAAAACTACTAATTGagggagatgatgatgatgatgaagacctGGTTGATGACTACGGTGCATTGGAGGACAAcagtgaaggagagggggaaggagacagTGATGGAGAGGAG CTGCTCCCCATTGAGCGAGCTGCCAGGAAGCAGAAGAAGCTGCAGGAAGCCATGGGCCAGGAGagtgatgacgatgatgatgatgatgatgatgataagggGAAGAGTGGAGATGAAGACATGGATGAAGATGACACGGTACAGGCTAATATAGATGAGATGGACAAATTCATACTACCTGGAGCAGAGGAGATAGCAAAAGAGG GCGTTTTGCTTGTAGACCTGCAGACCATCCACCAGAGAATAAAGGACAACGTGGACGTTCTGTCTCACTTTGCCAccaagagggaggaggggaaagagagaacaGAGTACCTCTCTCTCCTGAAAAAGGATCTTTCCACTTACTACAGCTACAACAATTTCCTCATAGACAAACTGCTGGATATCTTTCCAGTGTCAGAG CTGATTGATTTCCTGGAGGCCAATGAAATTCAGCGACCTGTCACCATTCGGACCAATACACTGAAGACAAGGAGGAGGGACTTGGCTCAG GCCCTGATCAACAGAGGGGTGAATCTGGATCCTCTGGGGAAGTGGTCTAAAGTGGGCCTGGTCATCTTCGACTCCTCAGTACCCATAG GTGCGACCCCGGAGTACCTGGCTGGTCACTACATGCTGCAGGGAGCCTCTAGTTTCCTGCCTGTCATGGCTCTCTCTCCCCAGGAGGGGGAGACGGTGCTCGACATGAGCTCAGCTCCAGGGGGAAAGACCACCTATATGG CCCAGTTGATGAGGAACACAGGGGTGATTGTGGCCAATGATGCCAGTGCTGACAGACTGAAGAGTGTGGTGGGCAACATCCACCGTCTGGGAGTCACCAACTCAGTGATTTGTAACTACGATGGCAGGCAGTTCCCTAAG GTCATGGGTGGGTTTGACAGAGTGCTGCTTGATGCTCCCTGCTCAGGCACAGGAGTAATCGCCAAAGACCCTGCTGTTAAGACCAGTAAG GACGAGTCTGACATCCAGCGGTCGGCCCACCTGCAGAAGGAGCTCATCCTGGCGGCCATCGACTCTGTCAACGCTGAGTCTCCCTCTGGAGGCTATCTGGTGTACTGCACATGCTCTATCATG GTGGAGGAGAACGAGTGGGTAGTGGACTATGCTCTCAAGAAAAGAAACGTCAAACTCGTCCAGACTGGACTGGACTTTGGCAAAGAAGGCTTCACCAG ATTCAAAGAGAGACGATTCCATCCCTCTCTGAAACTCTCACGCCGGTTCTACCCTCATTCCCACAACATGGACGGTTTCTTTGTGGCCAAGCTGAAAAAGTTCTCCAACACAGTCCCAACCACAGCAGTTGACAAAG ACGGAGAAGAGGAAACCGAGCCATCTGAGGCAGTAGAGGTTACAGCTGATTCCTCTGATGAGGACGGACCATCTAAAGCAGGTTCTAAGAACAAGTCCAAGAAGCAGAAGCCAGTCCCTGGCAAGCCAGCTGTGTCACAGAAGGCAATAGCCAACGGGAAACCAGCCAAAAGCATCGTCAAGAAAACAACAAACCCAAGCACCCTGAAAAAAAGTCAAAAACCAACCGGGCCGAAGAAAGCAAAGATCGCAAAGATGGATGGTGAGACTGTGAAAGTGGACGGAGAGCTCAAGAAGTCcaacacagtcaaaacagaaGGGGAGACGACCAAAGAGTCAAAGGAAGGGAGCAGGTTTGAGAAAAAGGGCGATAAACAGAGGAAATCCCCCATGCAGAGCAAGAAGAGAATTGGGAAGAACAAATTCAATAAGTTGAAGAAGCTGCTGAAAAAAGAAGAGGTTGGACAATGA
- the LOC121542982 gene encoding histone H1-like, whose product MPRNDRNKKDVKRERKRKVNIESKGTVTVINGGQEKVQRKPPVKPPVKSPVKQQTKPVKNPGGRGLGKAGARRLGQLLKRAIQEKKNVTGNEKVPLPTTPVRLFKYQTQAEAASAPKTNDARRVATRVSQLILRVISQCKHRGGISMVDLKHALAAGGYDVTKNNTRVNLAVKGLVRKETLVQTTGAGASGSFKLNKKKLTYEKRVKTRAMRDRAAVERAKQKKTTKPTGKAVKPPGKTKPTGKAVKPPGKTKPAGKAVKPARKPASKDKTVVEKAQREIGDRPKQVGKSHKPAGQASKSPANVQKTGCKAPKPAGKALKAANQKTCKMVVTPNTKPQIKRPRVAKRRASLWKCTESMD is encoded by the exons ATGCCTAGAAACGACCGCAACAAGAAAGATGTCAAACGAGAAAGAAAAAGGAAAGTTAACATAGAATCAAAGGGAACAGTTACAGTAATCAACGGAGGACAAGAGAAAGTTCAACGTAAACCGCCAGTAAAACCACCGGTCAAGTCACCGGTGAAGCAGCAAACAAAGCCAGTAAAAAATCCAGGTGGTCGGGGCCTTGGGAAAGCAGGAGCTAGACGTTTGGGTCAGCTATTGAAGCGTGCAATCCAAGAGAAGAAGAATGTTACAGGAAACGAAAAAGTGCCTTTGCCAA CGACCCCAGTTCGCCTGTTCAAGTACCAGACACAGGCAGAGGCTGCATCTGCACCCAAAACCAACGATGCAAGGCGTGTGGCTACCCGGGTCTCCCAGCTCATCCTTCGGGTAATCTCCCAGTGCAAGCACCGGGGTGGCATCTCCATGGTGGACCTCAAGCATGCCCTGGCTGCTGGTGGCTATGATGTCACCAAGAACAACACCCGTGTGAACTTAGCAGTGAAAGGCCTGGTGAGGAAGGAGACACTGGTGCAGACTACTGGAGCTGGTGCATCTGGGTCATTTAAACTCAACAAAAAG AAACTGACGTATGAGAAGAGAGTTAAGACAAGAGCCATGAGAGACCGTGCAGCAGTCGAGAGGGCCAAGCAGAAAAAAACAACTAAACCAACAGGAAAAGCAGTGAAACCACCAGGAAAAACTAAACCAACAGGAAAAGCAGTGAAACCACCAGGAAAAACTAAACCAGCAGGAAAAGCGGTGAAACCAGCAAGAAAACCAGCTAGCAAGGACAAAACAGTTGTAGAAAAGGCTCAAAGGGAAATAGGAGATAGACCAAAACAAGTAGGCAAAAGCCACAAACCAGCAGGACAAGCATCAAAATCACCAGCCAATGTCCAAAAAACAGGCTGCAAAGCCCCTAAACCTGCAGGAAAGGCCTTGAAAGCAGCCAATCAGAAAACTTGCAAAATGGTTGTAACCCCCAATACAAAGCCACAGATAAAGCGACCTAGGGTTGCCAAAAGACGTGCTTCCTTGTGGAAATGTACCGAGAGTATGGACTAA